One stretch of Siphonobacter curvatus DNA includes these proteins:
- the rpsS gene encoding 30S ribosomal protein S19 → MARSLKKGPYIDFRLSNKVEVMNGSGKKSVIKTWSRRSMISPDFVGHTFAVHNGNKFIPVYVTENMVGHKLGEFAPTRNFRGHVAKKDKGKR, encoded by the coding sequence ATGGCACGTTCACTCAAAAAAGGCCCCTATATTGATTTTCGCCTCTCCAATAAAGTGGAGGTAATGAATGGGTCAGGCAAGAAATCGGTTATTAAAACCTGGTCGCGTCGGTCGATGATTTCTCCTGATTTCGTGGGTCACACTTTCGCCGTGCATAACGGTAACAAGTTTATCCCCGTGTACGTGACGGAAAACATGGTAGGTCATAAACTGGGCGAGTTTGCCCCGACCCGCAACTTCCGTGGCCACGTCGCTAAAAAGGACAAAGGAAAACGATAA
- the rplW gene encoding 50S ribosomal protein L23: MSIIIRPLLTEKSTAQNEQGKYGFEVALTANKVEIKKAIEKMYGVKVESVNTVRQIGKKKSRSTRTKITAGFTSTKKRAIVTVAEGEVIDFYQGI; the protein is encoded by the coding sequence ATGAGCATCATCATTCGCCCGCTCCTGACTGAAAAGTCAACGGCTCAGAACGAGCAAGGAAAGTACGGCTTCGAAGTGGCTCTTACGGCCAACAAGGTCGAGATTAAGAAGGCCATCGAAAAAATGTACGGTGTGAAGGTTGAGTCAGTGAATACGGTTCGTCAAATCGGGAAGAAAAAATCTCGCAGCACGCGTACCAAAATCACGGCTGGCTTTACTTCCACCAAGAAGAGAGCGATCGTTACTGTTGCCGAAGGTGAAGTAATCGATTTCTATCAAGGCATTTAA
- the rplC gene encoding 50S ribosomal protein L3 — protein sequence MSGIIGKKIGMTSLYNADGTAVACTLIEAGPCVVTQVKTVETDGYQAVQLGFGEKKEKNTSKPLAGHFKKAGTTPKRKLVEFKTFEQSLNLGDTIDSTLFAEGEFIDAIGTAKGRGFQGVVKRHGFGGVGGQTHGQHNRQRHPGSIGACSFPSRVFKGLRMAGRMGNNRVKIQNLQVLKVYPEQNLIVISGSVPGAKNSFVILEK from the coding sequence ATGTCTGGTATTATTGGGAAGAAAATTGGCATGACCAGCCTCTACAACGCTGACGGCACCGCCGTAGCTTGTACGCTGATTGAAGCCGGTCCCTGCGTCGTGACGCAAGTAAAGACCGTCGAAACGGATGGCTACCAAGCTGTTCAGTTAGGTTTCGGCGAGAAAAAAGAGAAAAACACTTCCAAGCCGCTGGCTGGTCACTTCAAAAAGGCCGGTACAACTCCCAAGCGGAAGTTAGTAGAGTTCAAAACTTTTGAACAATCACTGAATTTAGGCGATACGATCGATTCTACGCTGTTTGCTGAAGGTGAATTCATCGATGCAATCGGTACGGCTAAAGGTCGTGGTTTCCAAGGCGTTGTGAAACGTCACGGTTTCGGTGGGGTAGGCGGTCAAACGCACGGTCAGCACAACCGTCAGCGTCACCCGGGTTCGATTGGTGCCTGTTCTTTCCCTTCACGGGTATTCAAAGGCCTTCGCATGGCAGGTCGGATGGGTAACAACCGCGTTAAAATCCAAAACCTGCAAGTACTTAAAGTGTATCCTGAGCAAAACCTGATCGTGATCAGCGGTTCAGTTCCGGGTGCCAAAAATTCATTTGTAATTCTTGAGAAATAG
- the dnaN gene encoding DNA polymerase III subunit beta — translation MKFIVSSSALLKQLAAINGVVASNPIVPILENFLFQLEGSLLTVTASDLQTVMITEIEVESSDKGSIAVPAKLLLDTLRGLPEQPITFKIDAETFGTEIVSENGRYKLSGENPIDFPKVPAVNKTLSIEVAAEVLGKAIANTSFAASTDDLRPNMTGMYLQLGESNATFVATDGHRLVRYRRQDLRSANTSTMIIPRKALNLLKSSLPSDDTTVKADFSQSNAFFTFGNIKMICRLIDERFPDYENAIPVNNPNILTINRLELLSSLRRISIYANKTTHQIRLRISQDELVISAEDLDYSNEASERLVCDYSGDDLEIGFNAKFLIEMLNNLSSNQLQLRLSAPNRAGILVPNDQDENEDILMLVMPVMLNTYA, via the coding sequence ATGAAATTTATCGTCTCGTCTTCGGCATTGTTGAAACAACTGGCGGCTATCAACGGAGTCGTAGCGTCCAATCCGATTGTTCCGATTCTGGAAAACTTCCTGTTCCAACTCGAAGGGAGTCTACTAACGGTAACGGCCTCTGATTTGCAGACGGTTATGATTACCGAAATAGAGGTCGAATCTTCAGATAAAGGTTCCATCGCTGTACCGGCTAAATTGCTCCTCGATACGTTGCGGGGTTTACCCGAACAACCCATTACCTTCAAAATTGATGCCGAAACGTTCGGTACTGAAATCGTCTCCGAGAACGGTCGGTACAAACTTTCCGGTGAGAATCCAATTGACTTCCCGAAAGTTCCGGCAGTTAACAAAACCTTATCGATTGAGGTAGCGGCAGAAGTGTTGGGTAAAGCCATCGCGAATACGAGCTTCGCAGCCAGTACCGATGATTTACGGCCCAACATGACAGGGATGTATCTTCAACTGGGGGAAAGCAATGCGACCTTCGTCGCCACGGACGGACACCGGCTGGTACGGTATCGTCGGCAGGATCTGCGTTCGGCCAATACCAGTACCATGATCATTCCCCGGAAAGCACTGAACCTGCTAAAATCTTCCCTGCCTTCGGATGACACAACCGTAAAGGCGGATTTTAGCCAGTCGAACGCGTTCTTTACCTTCGGTAACATCAAGATGATTTGCCGATTGATCGACGAGCGTTTCCCGGATTATGAAAACGCGATTCCCGTCAACAATCCGAATATCTTAACGATTAATCGACTCGAATTGCTGAGTTCGCTGCGTCGGATTTCTATCTACGCCAATAAAACGACTCATCAGATTCGACTGCGAATTTCGCAGGACGAACTCGTGATTTCAGCGGAGGATCTGGATTACTCCAATGAGGCATCCGAGCGTTTGGTTTGTGACTATAGTGGTGATGATCTGGAGATTGGTTTCAACGCGAAATTCCTGATCGAAATGCTGAATAACCTCAGTTCCAATCAATTGCAGTTACGTTTGTCTGCTCCCAACCGGGCGGGTATCCTGGTCCCCAACGATCAGGACGAAAACGAAGACATTTTGATGCTGGTGATGCCGGTCATGCTTAATACGTATGCCTAA
- the rplD gene encoding 50S ribosomal protein L4, whose translation MELSVFNIQGQETAKKVTLSEDVFAIEPNEHVMWLDVKQYLANQRQGTHKAKERWEVARSTRKLMRQKGTGGARHGSFKANIFKGGARVFGPKPRDYSFKLNKKVKSLARKSALASKAKDGVVTVVENFTFDSPKTKQYISVLNAFQAGETKTLLVLPTADNNVFLSARNLPKANVLPADQLTTYALLNADRLIIAEGALEKIEALLN comes from the coding sequence ATGGAACTGTCCGTATTTAATATTCAAGGCCAAGAAACGGCGAAGAAAGTAACACTGTCTGAGGACGTGTTTGCAATTGAGCCTAACGAGCACGTAATGTGGCTCGACGTAAAGCAATACTTGGCTAATCAGCGTCAGGGTACGCACAAAGCTAAAGAACGTTGGGAAGTAGCCCGCTCAACCCGTAAACTGATGCGTCAGAAGGGTACCGGCGGAGCTCGTCACGGTTCTTTCAAAGCTAACATTTTCAAAGGTGGTGCTCGCGTGTTTGGTCCTAAGCCCCGCGATTACTCCTTCAAACTGAATAAGAAAGTGAAAAGCCTGGCTCGTAAATCAGCTTTGGCTTCTAAAGCAAAAGACGGCGTAGTAACCGTTGTCGAAAACTTCACTTTCGATTCTCCTAAGACCAAGCAATACATTTCGGTTCTGAACGCCTTCCAGGCGGGTGAAACGAAAACCCTGCTGGTTCTGCCGACGGCTGACAACAATGTATTCCTGTCAGCTCGGAATCTGCCCAAAGCCAACGTGCTGCCCGCAGATCAGTTGACTACCTACGCTTTACTGAATGCCGATCGTTTGATCATTGCTGAAGGAGCGTTAGAGAAAATCGAAGCATTATTGAACTAA
- the rplV gene encoding 50S ribosomal protein L22 produces MEAIAKLNNVPTSPQKMRLVADLIRGQKVNKALAILKYQPKSGSPRLEKLLLSAIANWQEKFGEEVKLEDADLYVKTIFVDGGPFLKRLRPAPQGRAYRVRKRSNHVTLVVASKAKAEETKTENTEA; encoded by the coding sequence ATGGAAGCAATCGCAAAACTTAATAACGTCCCGACGTCGCCCCAGAAAATGCGACTGGTTGCCGATCTGATTCGCGGCCAGAAAGTAAACAAGGCATTGGCGATCTTAAAATATCAGCCTAAGTCGGGCTCTCCGCGTCTGGAAAAGTTGCTGCTGTCGGCAATTGCAAACTGGCAGGAGAAATTCGGCGAAGAAGTGAAGCTGGAAGATGCTGACCTATACGTAAAAACTATTTTCGTAGATGGCGGTCCTTTCCTGAAACGTCTTCGTCCGGCTCCTCAGGGCCGTGCGTATCGGGTACGGAAGCGTTCGAATCACGTAACGCTTGTTGTAGCCAGCAAAGCCAAGGCAGAAGAAACTAAAACCGAAAACACGGAAGCGTAA
- the rpsH gene encoding 30S ribosomal protein S8: MDPIADYLTRLRNAIKARHRIVEIPASNLKKEITKVLFEKGYIQSYKFDEEASVQGTIKVALKYNPLTKQSAIVKLTRVSKPGLRKYSGSKELPRVLNGLGIAIVSTSKGVMTDKEARTLNVGGEVLCYVY; the protein is encoded by the coding sequence ATGGATCCGATTGCAGATTACTTGACCCGTCTGCGGAATGCCATCAAGGCTCGCCACAGAATCGTCGAGATCCCGGCTTCCAATCTCAAGAAGGAGATTACTAAAGTTCTCTTTGAGAAAGGCTATATTCAAAGTTACAAATTTGACGAAGAGGCTTCCGTACAAGGAACCATCAAAGTCGCTTTGAAATACAATCCCCTGACGAAACAGTCAGCTATCGTTAAGTTAACCCGCGTAAGTAAACCCGGTCTTCGGAAATACTCAGGTTCGAAAGAACTTCCTCGCGTATTAAACGGCTTAGGCATCGCAATTGTTTCGACGTCAAAAGGAGTTATGACGGACAAAGAAGCTCGTACCCTCAATGTAGGTGGCGAAGTACTTTGCTACGTTTATTAA
- the rplB gene encoding 50S ribosomal protein L2: MAIKKLKPVTPGTRFRSAPTFNEITASKPEKSLLEPLKKSGGRNDQGRRAMRYIGGGHKRKYRIIDFKRDKQGVSAEVKTIEYDPNRSARIALVQYADGEKRYIIAPQGLTVGQTIVAGEGVAPEVGNASPLMALPIGTIVHNIELKPGKGGQMARSAGTYAQIVGRESKYVILRLPSGETRMVLGSGIATVGSVSNADHMNESLGKAGRRRWLGRRPRVRGVAMNPVDHPMGGGEGRASGGHPRSRKGLLAKGKKTRDKKKASNKLIISKRKK; this comes from the coding sequence ATGGCAATCAAGAAGTTGAAGCCTGTTACGCCGGGAACCCGCTTTCGTTCGGCCCCGACGTTTAACGAAATTACGGCTAGCAAACCTGAGAAGAGCCTCTTAGAGCCTCTGAAAAAATCAGGTGGTCGTAACGATCAGGGTCGCCGTGCGATGCGTTACATCGGTGGTGGACACAAGCGTAAATACCGGATTATCGATTTCAAACGCGATAAACAAGGCGTTTCAGCAGAAGTAAAAACGATCGAGTACGATCCTAACCGTTCGGCTCGTATTGCGTTAGTTCAATACGCAGATGGCGAAAAACGCTATATCATCGCTCCCCAAGGTTTGACCGTAGGTCAGACGATTGTAGCTGGTGAAGGCGTAGCTCCTGAAGTAGGTAACGCATCTCCTCTGATGGCTCTGCCCATCGGTACGATTGTTCACAACATTGAGTTGAAGCCTGGCAAAGGTGGTCAAATGGCCCGCAGTGCTGGTACGTACGCTCAGATTGTAGGACGTGAATCGAAATACGTAATTCTGCGACTTCCCTCAGGCGAAACCCGTATGGTACTGGGTTCAGGTATTGCAACCGTAGGTTCAGTATCGAATGCCGACCACATGAACGAAAGCCTGGGTAAAGCAGGTCGCCGTCGTTGGTTAGGTCGTCGTCCTCGCGTTCGTGGTGTAGCAATGAACCCAGTTGATCACCCGATGGGTGGTGGTGAAGGCCGGGCTTCTGGAGGACACCCACGTTCACGTAAGGGTCTGTTAGCGAAAGGTAAGAAAACTCGCGACAAGAAGAAGGCATCCAACAAGTTAATCATTAGCAAGCGGAAGAAATAA
- the rplE gene encoding 50S ribosomal protein L5: MATPRLKQKYFDEVVSALKEKFQYKSVMQVPKLEKIVINKGIGAAVADKKLVDVGVEELSTISGQKAVATISKKAISNFKLRENMPIGAKVTLRGEKMYEFLDRLTSIALPRVRDFKGISDKGFDGRGNYTLGVKEQIIFPEISIEKVQKISGMDITFVTTAQTDAESLELLKALGMPFAGQKK; encoded by the coding sequence ATGGCAACTCCCAGATTAAAACAAAAGTACTTTGACGAAGTAGTTTCTGCTTTGAAAGAGAAGTTCCAGTACAAATCGGTGATGCAAGTACCGAAACTGGAAAAAATTGTGATCAACAAAGGTATCGGTGCTGCTGTAGCAGATAAAAAGCTGGTTGACGTAGGGGTAGAAGAATTATCTACGATCTCAGGTCAGAAAGCGGTAGCCACGATCTCTAAGAAAGCAATTTCTAACTTCAAGCTTCGTGAAAACATGCCTATCGGAGCGAAAGTAACGCTGCGTGGCGAAAAAATGTACGAATTCCTGGACCGTCTGACGTCGATCGCTCTGCCTCGCGTACGTGACTTCAAAGGAATTAGTGACAAAGGCTTTGATGGCCGTGGTAACTATACTTTAGGTGTAAAAGAACAAATCATCTTCCCTGAGATCTCTATTGAGAAAGTACAAAAAATCTCAGGTATGGATATTACGTTCGTTACTACAGCACAAACTGACGCTGAAAGCTTAGAACTGCTGAAAGCTTTAGGAATGCCCTTTGCTGGACAAAAAAAGTAA
- the rpsC gene encoding 30S ribosomal protein S3: MGQKVNPVGLRLGIVRGWESNWYGGKNFAEKLVEDETIRKYIAARIPKGAISKVIIERTLKRVTLTINTARPGVVIGKGGNEVDKIKEELKKLTGKDVQINIFEIKRPEVDAKLVGETIAQQLEARISFRRAMKQAIASAMRVGAQGIKVRLSGRLGGAEMARTEEYKEGRVPLHTLRADIDYAISEAQTVYGKIGIKIWVFKGEVYGKRDLSVVNAGLNAGGAEARGGSDRGDRRGGRGGDDRDGGNRRGRGEGGGDRGRGNNNRGGQGGGNRGGNNNRGGQGGGNRGGGPGGRR, translated from the coding sequence ATGGGACAAAAGGTAAACCCCGTAGGTCTTCGTCTGGGTATTGTACGTGGTTGGGAATCCAACTGGTACGGTGGAAAGAACTTCGCTGAAAAGCTGGTAGAAGACGAAACGATTCGTAAATACATTGCTGCTCGTATTCCTAAAGGTGCGATCTCGAAAGTAATCATCGAGCGTACGCTGAAGCGGGTTACCCTAACCATCAACACGGCTCGTCCGGGTGTGGTTATCGGTAAGGGCGGTAACGAAGTTGATAAAATCAAAGAAGAGCTCAAGAAATTGACGGGCAAAGATGTTCAGATCAATATCTTCGAGATCAAGCGTCCGGAAGTAGATGCGAAACTCGTTGGTGAAACGATCGCTCAACAACTGGAAGCTCGTATTTCTTTCCGTCGTGCTATGAAGCAAGCAATTGCTTCAGCTATGCGGGTAGGAGCACAGGGTATCAAAGTTCGCTTGTCAGGCCGTTTAGGTGGAGCTGAAATGGCTCGTACGGAAGAGTACAAAGAAGGACGTGTCCCTCTGCATACGCTCCGTGCTGACATTGACTACGCTATTTCAGAAGCTCAAACGGTATACGGAAAGATCGGTATCAAGATCTGGGTCTTCAAAGGAGAAGTATACGGTAAGCGTGATCTTTCAGTAGTTAACGCTGGTTTGAACGCCGGCGGTGCTGAAGCTCGTGGAGGTTCTGATCGCGGCGATCGTCGTGGCGGTCGTGGTGGAGATGATCGCGATGGTGGTAACCGTCGAGGTCGTGGTGAAGGTGGTGGTGACCGTGGACGCGGAAACAACAACCGTGGTGGCCAAGGCGGTGGAAACCGTGGTGGAAACAACAACCGTGGTGGCCAAGGTGGTGGAAACCGTGGCGGTGGACCAGGAGGACGTCGCTAA
- the rplP gene encoding 50S ribosomal protein L16, giving the protein MLQPRRTKFRKQQKGRIKGLATRGHEISFGSFAIKSLEPGRITARQIEAARIAVTRAMKREGQVWIRIFPDKPITKKPAEVRMGKGKGAPEYWVANVKPGTILFESTGVPLELAQEALRLAAQKLPLRTKFVVRRDYQEAN; this is encoded by the coding sequence ATGTTACAACCGAGAAGAACCAAATTCCGCAAACAGCAGAAAGGTCGGATCAAGGGTCTTGCAACGCGGGGCCATGAGATTTCCTTCGGCTCATTTGCAATCAAATCGCTGGAACCCGGCCGTATTACGGCTCGCCAGATTGAAGCGGCTCGTATCGCTGTTACCCGTGCAATGAAACGGGAAGGACAAGTATGGATTCGTATTTTCCCCGATAAGCCTATTACCAAGAAGCCTGCAGAGGTTCGGATGGGTAAAGGGAAAGGTGCTCCCGAGTATTGGGTAGCCAACGTGAAACCCGGAACAATTCTATTTGAATCAACGGGTGTACCTCTGGAACTGGCTCAGGAAGCTCTCCGTTTAGCAGCTCAAAAGCTGCCCCTACGGACGAAATTCGTAGTTCGCCGGGATTACCAGGAAGCTAACTAA
- the rpmC gene encoding 50S ribosomal protein L29, which produces MKIKDIRALSTEEIRQQIAQEKDALSRLKFAHAISPIENPLRIRTSRKLIARLLTELNAR; this is translated from the coding sequence ATGAAAATCAAAGACATTCGGGCTTTGAGTACGGAAGAAATCCGTCAGCAAATTGCCCAGGAAAAAGATGCATTGAGCCGTCTCAAATTTGCTCATGCTATTTCTCCAATCGAAAATCCGTTGCGTATTCGGACCTCCCGTAAGCTTATCGCCCGGTTGTTGACCGAACTTAACGCTCGCTAG
- the rplN gene encoding 50S ribosomal protein L14, with translation MLQQESRCSVADNSGAKEVLVIRVLGGTGKRYASIGDKVVVTVKQALSSSNMKKGTVSKAVVVRTKKEIRRKDGSYIRFEDNAVVLLNNQDEPRGTRIFGPVARELREKQFMKIVSLAPEVL, from the coding sequence ATGCTTCAGCAAGAATCTAGATGTAGCGTAGCGGATAATAGTGGTGCCAAAGAGGTACTCGTAATCCGCGTGTTGGGCGGTACGGGCAAGCGTTACGCATCTATCGGCGACAAAGTCGTAGTAACCGTAAAACAAGCCCTCTCCTCTTCGAACATGAAGAAGGGAACGGTGTCTAAAGCCGTAGTGGTTCGTACGAAAAAAGAAATTCGCCGGAAAGACGGATCTTACATCCGTTTTGAAGATAACGCCGTCGTACTTCTAAACAACCAGGACGAACCGCGTGGAACTCGGATCTTCGGACCAGTTGCTCGCGAATTGCGTGAAAAGCAATTCATGAAAATTGTTTCGCTGGCTCCTGAAGTGCTCTAA
- a CDS encoding thioredoxin family protein, translating to MKTLRLVVVLLLTGLTFQTNASDEPKKEGIQFFHGTWKQALAKAKAENKMIFLDAYTTWCGPCKWMQTKSFPNKLVGDLYNSKFINVKLDMEAGEGLKLIDRYPVEGFPTLFFIDYEGEVVLKEAGAKTPEQLIAFANEAIEQ from the coding sequence ATGAAAACACTTCGACTCGTAGTAGTCCTGCTACTGACTGGACTGACCTTTCAGACCAATGCTTCGGATGAGCCTAAAAAAGAGGGAATCCAGTTTTTTCACGGTACGTGGAAACAGGCCTTAGCGAAAGCCAAAGCTGAAAACAAAATGATTTTCCTCGATGCCTATACAACCTGGTGTGGTCCCTGCAAGTGGATGCAAACCAAATCGTTTCCGAACAAACTGGTAGGGGATTTGTATAACAGCAAGTTTATCAACGTGAAACTGGATATGGAAGCGGGAGAGGGATTGAAGCTGATTGATCGCTATCCCGTAGAAGGTTTTCCAACGCTGTTTTTCATTGATTACGAGGGAGAAGTGGTACTAAAAGAAGCAGGAGCCAAAACGCCCGAGCAATTGATTGCCTTTGCAAACGAAGCCATTGAGCAGTAA
- the rpsN gene encoding 30S ribosomal protein S14, with protein MAKESVKARERKRERLVAKYAAKRKALKEAGDFIGLDKLPRNASPVRLHNRDKLNGRPRGYMRKFGISRVTFRQMASDGKIPGVTKSSW; from the coding sequence ATGGCAAAAGAATCAGTCAAAGCAAGAGAGCGGAAACGCGAACGTCTGGTAGCCAAGTACGCTGCTAAACGCAAAGCCCTCAAAGAGGCCGGTGACTTCATCGGACTTGACAAACTTCCCCGCAACGCTTCCCCTGTACGTCTCCATAACCGCGATAAGCTGAATGGTCGTCCCCGGGGTTACATGCGGAAGTTCGGTATCAGCCGTGTTACGTTCCGTCAAATGGCTTCTGATGGAAAAATTCCGGGCGTAACAAAATCGAGCTGGTAA
- the rpsQ gene encoding 30S ribosomal protein S17: MEVERKLRKVRFGRVVSSSMDKSVVVTVERKVKHPIYGKFQKKTTKLMVHDENNECGVGDTIKVMETRPLSKNKRWRLVEIIEKAK, encoded by the coding sequence ATGGAAGTAGAACGTAAGCTCAGAAAAGTCAGATTTGGTCGGGTGGTATCCAGCAGCATGGATAAGTCGGTGGTAGTTACCGTCGAGCGGAAGGTGAAGCACCCAATCTACGGTAAATTCCAAAAGAAAACGACCAAATTGATGGTACACGACGAAAACAATGAGTGTGGCGTCGGCGATACGATCAAAGTGATGGAAACCCGTCCCTTGTCTAAAAACAAACGGTGGCGTTTGGTTGAAATCATCGAAAAAGCCAAGTAA
- the rplX gene encoding 50S ribosomal protein L24 produces the protein MEKQKQVKLHVRSGDTVLVIAGDAKGKTGVIKSVDREKQRAIVEGVNLVKKHVKPSATNPQGEIKEIESPIHISNLKVVDPKTNEASRTGRKLNEKGKSQRFSKKSGNLI, from the coding sequence ATGGAAAAGCAAAAGCAAGTGAAGCTTCACGTTCGCAGCGGTGACACGGTTTTAGTGATCGCCGGTGACGCTAAAGGTAAAACCGGCGTTATCAAGTCTGTGGATCGCGAAAAGCAACGGGCTATCGTAGAAGGTGTGAATCTGGTAAAGAAACACGTGAAACCTTCCGCGACCAACCCTCAGGGAGAAATCAAAGAAATCGAAAGTCCCATCCACATCAGTAACCTGAAAGTGGTAGACCCGAAGACGAACGAAGCCTCCCGCACCGGCCGTAAACTGAACGAAAAGGGCAAGTCTCAGCGTTTCAGCAAAAAGAGCGGTAACCTTATTTAA
- the treF gene encoding alpha,alpha-trehalase TreF: MPFILRSCVLSILAIPLLLLACTPAELQTPPSPDVEFGQLFVDVQMKELFPDSKTFADAEPLIPAKQILRAYEEQKDKEGFDLRAFVNEYFRFPDAPNNHFVSDTSLSPEAHINALWPILTRKPTGEVKGSLLALPRSYVVPGGRFGEIYYWDSYFTMLGLQEAGEDSLIEGMVSNFAHLIRYQGHVPNGNRSYYLSRSQPPYFSLMVRLLAETRNNDQIIAQYLPELLKEYYFWMGATNEDDMKKTGDLKPGEAYRRVVRLPGNYQLNRYYDDSDTPRPEAYKEDVAIAQHTGRKAEEVYRDIRAGAESGWDFTARWFRDGKTMGTIHTTDIIPVDLNCLLYELEMTLAEGYTLINDQAHSQSFKNLAEKRKKAIQQFCWNKEDGFYHDYDFKEAKQTPIASLAAVYPLFFNIATEDQARLVAKRLKDDFLKPGGLTTTLVQTGQQWDAPNGWAPLHWMAIQGLRNYKEMDLAQEIRDIWVEENVRVYKATGRMVEKYNVYDTSLLGGGGEYPLQDGFGWTNGVLLKLLAEEKKTEHKQ; the protein is encoded by the coding sequence ATGCCCTTTATACTTCGTTCATGTGTTCTATCTATTCTAGCAATTCCCTTGTTACTACTTGCCTGTACACCGGCCGAACTTCAGACTCCCCCGAGTCCTGATGTAGAATTTGGACAACTCTTTGTAGATGTCCAGATGAAGGAGCTATTCCCGGACTCCAAGACCTTTGCCGACGCGGAGCCACTCATTCCTGCCAAGCAGATTTTAAGGGCTTATGAAGAACAGAAAGATAAAGAAGGGTTCGACTTAAGGGCATTTGTTAACGAGTATTTCCGCTTCCCGGATGCTCCTAATAATCACTTTGTTTCGGATACGTCTTTGTCGCCTGAGGCTCATATCAACGCCTTGTGGCCGATCCTGACTCGGAAGCCTACGGGTGAAGTGAAGGGCTCTCTGCTGGCATTACCCCGTAGCTATGTCGTACCCGGGGGTCGTTTCGGAGAGATTTACTACTGGGATAGCTACTTCACGATGCTAGGGTTACAGGAAGCAGGTGAAGATTCTCTCATTGAAGGGATGGTTTCTAACTTCGCTCACCTCATTCGGTATCAGGGGCATGTTCCTAACGGCAACCGGAGTTACTACCTGAGTCGCTCGCAGCCACCGTACTTTTCGTTGATGGTTCGATTGCTGGCCGAAACCCGCAATAATGATCAGATCATCGCTCAGTACTTGCCCGAGTTACTGAAAGAATACTATTTCTGGATGGGGGCTACCAACGAGGATGACATGAAAAAGACGGGTGATCTTAAACCGGGTGAAGCATACCGACGCGTGGTTCGTCTACCGGGTAACTATCAGTTAAATCGGTATTACGATGATAGTGATACGCCTCGTCCGGAAGCCTATAAGGAAGACGTAGCCATCGCCCAACACACCGGCCGCAAAGCCGAAGAAGTATACCGCGACATTCGGGCGGGTGCTGAATCAGGCTGGGACTTTACCGCTCGCTGGTTCCGGGACGGCAAGACGATGGGAACGATTCATACGACGGATATTATTCCGGTGGATTTGAACTGTCTGTTGTACGAACTGGAAATGACGTTGGCAGAAGGTTATACACTGATCAATGATCAGGCTCATAGCCAAAGCTTCAAAAACCTGGCTGAAAAGCGTAAGAAGGCTATTCAGCAGTTTTGCTGGAATAAGGAAGACGGATTTTACCACGATTACGATTTCAAAGAAGCCAAACAAACACCCATTGCCTCCCTGGCAGCAGTGTATCCCCTATTCTTTAATATTGCTACGGAAGATCAGGCAAGATTAGTAGCAAAGCGATTAAAAGATGATTTCCTGAAACCGGGTGGGCTTACTACTACCTTGGTTCAAACCGGACAGCAATGGGATGCTCCCAATGGCTGGGCTCCTCTGCACTGGATGGCTATTCAGGGCTTGCGGAATTATAAAGAAATGGACTTAGCCCAAGAAATCCGGGATATCTGGGTGGAAGAAAACGTTCGGGTTTACAAAGCCACGGGCCGTATGGTAGAAAAATATAATGTGTACGACACTTCCTTGCTCGGCGGCGGCGGTGAATATCCGCTGCAAGATGGCTTTGGCTGGACGAATGGCGTACTTCTAAAGCTACTGGCAGAAGAGAAGAAGACTGAACATAAGCAGTAA